CCGATCACCAAAACCGTATCGCCCGGCTTGACCAGCTTCGCCGTTTGCGCCGGGGCCCCCGCGACGTCCAGCACGGCCAGCGCGAGCTTCTCGTCGATATCCGCCGGCAACTTGGCCCACACGGCGCTTTCAAACAGGATGGCCTGGCCGACAATATCGACCTGGTCGTTCTCACGACGGATGGCGACGAACTCGTCGATGCGCAGCGGCGTCAGGCTGAGGCTCACGAGGCTGGCGATCTTGTCGCCGACCTGCAAATCGATTTTATCCTCCAACGCCTTCCCGATCCGCGCGACACGGCCGATGAACATGCCGCCCGAGCCCGTCCACGGATTGCGATGCTTGCCTTGCTTGGCGACGATCTGGGTCATGATCCGCTTGATTTCCTCGTCGTCGTCGCCGGCTTTGTCGAGGATGACTTTGAAACTCGCGGAGTCGATGTTAAGCGTGATGACGTCGCAGAGAATCTCGTTGTCGTAGATCTCCGACATGTCGTTATCGAGGCGCTCGGCGGGTTGAGGCACCACGCCCTGGGGTTCGATCACGCGGTGGATTCCGTAACGATTGCCGTGTTTCTGCATTACGAACTCCTTATGCGGGCCACTCCCAGCAGGGCGGCCGCGTCGTCGACCGTCGCCATCTCGTGGCCCATTTCCTTGATGAATAGCGCCGCCCGCTCCACCAACTCAGCGTTGCTGTCGGCGACGACGCCTTTGCGCACGTAGATGTTGTCCTCGAAGCCCACTCGCACGTGACCGCCAAGCAGGATGCTCCCCGGCGTCATGAAGGCGAAGCCGCGCCCGCCCACGCCGATACCTGTCCACAGCGAATCCGGCGGCAGGGCGTCGATCATTGCCATCAACGACTTGATGTCCGCCGGCAACCCGCCGGGCACGCCCATCACGAAGCTGAAGTTGTAGGGCGGGGTGAGTAGGCCCTCGGCAATGAGTTGCCGCGCGTTGTGCACGTGGCCCAGGTCGAAACATTCCAGCGTCGGCTTGGTGCCCGCGGCCCGCATGCGCTCGGCGTACATGCGCATCTGCGGCAGGCTGTTGGGCAGTATTTCGTCGCTGAAATTGACCGAGCCGCAATCCAGGCTCGCCAGCGTCGGTTTCAGTTCGATCGGTTGCAGGCGTTCCTCGTCGCTCATGCCCACTGCGCCGCCGGTCGTCGTTTCAATGAGGATCGGGCACGCGGCTTCGATCGCGGCGATGGCCTCGGCGAAGACGGTTTCGTCGTTGGTGGGTGTGCCGTCGGGATGTCGCACGTGCAGATGCAGGATCGCGGCTCCCGCCTCGTACACGCGCT
This genomic window from Candidatus Lernaella stagnicola contains:
- a CDS encoding L-erythro-3,5-diaminohexanoate dehydrogenase → MQKHGNRYGIHRVIEPQGVVPQPAERLDNDMSEIYDNEILCDVITLNIDSASFKVILDKAGDDDEEIKRIMTQIVAKQGKHRNPWTGSGGMFIGRVARIGKALEDKIDLQVGDKIASLVSLSLTPLRIDEFVAIRRENDQVDIVGQAILFESAVWAKLPADIDEKLALAVLDVAGAPAQTAKLVKPGDTVLVIGANGKSGLLCCYEARKRAGVTGRVIGSVRREEAVAVVRDSGFVDEVIMANADDALGMLAAVEQVTDGELADVVINCVSRENCEMGSILPCKDGGLVYFFSMATSFTKAALGAEGIGKDVTMIIGNGYTRGHAAITLSLLRESDYIRRVYTERYAK
- a CDS encoding 3-keto-5-aminohexanoate cleavage protein — its product is MAKRMITCALTGAETTREKCPGLPHTAEELAAEAKRVYEAGAAILHLHVRHPDGTPTNDETVFAEAIAAIEAACPILIETTTGGAVGMSDEERLQPIELKPTLASLDCGSVNFSDEILPNSLPQMRMYAERMRAAGTKPTLECFDLGHVHNARQLIAEGLLTPPYNFSFVMGVPGGLPADIKSLMAMIDALPPDSLWTGIGVGGRGFAFMTPGSILLGGHVRVGFEDNIYVRKGVVADSNAELVERAALFIKEMGHEMATVDDAAALLGVARIRSS